In one Alnus glutinosa chromosome 14, dhAlnGlut1.1, whole genome shotgun sequence genomic region, the following are encoded:
- the LOC133856748 gene encoding uncharacterized protein LOC133856748, which yields MDKNMPPRQRRPPHSYRDEGSVHGGGGEAPPPPPPPPPLPPPLQMPDFGLFWEALMAAAPRADDEAQQWWKSKRLHLVTELGQGVPIPWGRFKREFNDRFFPLAQKQQCARDFLELKQGSMSVEQYSAEFLKLSRYAPYLIPDEETKVEKFRGGLVPRLLDRIIFVKVADYSEMVHVATMAEKGIKTAAAEYFSRKRSMSSGTSSTPPIKKQATSSSSGSQGRNTTYVSQGSGSPQRCRRCGKPHMGECRFGLGVCYKCGKPGHFARECTQADGNRGQGSQASVNQPRPAAPARVYAITLENVLPEDNATDVVTGTIPLFGRVACALFDPGALHSFISSSYVKLCKVSTEPLEHNICVATPVGDVVTCKKYVGNCPIVIKGRVLSVKLAVFGMMGFDVILGMDWLSNAIFSATSLRRSSDQKCQRWSTGLLGVYTS from the exons ATGG ACAAGAATATGCCGCCTAGGCAACGTAGGCCCCCACATAGCTATAGAGATGAAGGATCGGTACATGGAGGTGGCGGTGAAGCACccccacctcctcctccacctcctCCTCTGCCTCCTCCCCTCCAGATGCCTGACTTTGGGCTATTTTGGGAAGCTCTTATGGCTGCTGCACCTAGAGCAGATGA TGAAGCACAACAGTGGTGGAAATCTAAGAGACTGCACCTTGTGACAGAACTTGGACAAGGAGTTCCCATTCCATGGGGGCGTTTCAAGCGAGAGTTTAATGATCGTTTCTTCCCACTTGCTCAAAAGCAACAATGTGCAAGGGACTTCTTAGAACTCAAACAGGGATCCATGTCCGTGGAGCAATATTCGGCAGAATTTCTGAAGCTATCAAGGTATGCCCCATATCTCATTCCTGATGAAGAGACCAAGGTGGAGAAGTTCCGAGGTGGCTTAGTGCCACGACTCCTTGACCGAATCATCTTTGTAAAGGTGGCTGATTATTCAGAGATGGTGCATGTCGCCACCATGGCAGAAAAGGGGATCAAGACAGCGGCTGCAGAATACTTTAGCCGGAAGCGGTCAATGTCCTCTGGGACTTCCTCTACACCACCGATCAAGAAGCAAGCTACGAGCAGTAGTTCCGGATCACAGGGAAGGAATACCACCTATGTTAGTCAGGGTAGTGGTAGTCCTCAAAGATGCAGAAGGTGCGGGAAACCGCATATGGGGGAGTGCAGATTTGGGTTAGGGGTATGTTACAAGTGTGGCAAGCCTGGCCACTTTGCTAGAGAATGTACCCAGGCGGATGGGAACAGAGGACAAGGGTCTCAGGCTAGCGTCAATCAGCCTAGGCCTGCAGCTCCAGCTCGGGTGTATGCTATCACCCTAGAGAATGTCCTACCCGAGGACAACGCCACTGATGTAGTCACAGGTACgattcctttgtttggtagaGTTGCTTGTGCGTTGTTTGACCCGGGTGCTTTGCACTCGTTTATTTCCTCATCATATGTGAAGTTATGTAAAGTGAGCACTGAACCATTAGAGCATAATATATGTGTGGCCACCCCTGTCGGTGACGTTGTCACTTGTAAGAAGTATGTGGGCAATTGTCCTATTGTTATCAAAGGGAGAGTTTTATCGGTGAAATTAGCGGTGTTTGGCATGATGGGCTTCGATGTCATTTTGGGAATGGACTGGCTATCGAA TGCGATCTTCTCCGCCACTTCTCTCCGCCGTTCAAGCGATCAAAAATGTCAAAGATGGAGCACAGGCTTACTTGGCGTATATACAAGCTAA